The following coding sequences lie in one Eremothecium sinecaudum strain ATCC 58844 chromosome IV, complete sequence genomic window:
- a CDS encoding HDL505Wp (Syntenic homolog of Ashbya gossypii AFR535C; Syntenic homolog of Ashbya gossypii NOHBY649 and unannotated Eremothecium cymbalariae gene; No homolog in Saccharomyces cerevisiae), whose protein sequence is MTYFDSLIDVSPHINPTPLNHGYSEEVDEQGEVTRECACDRLVVFVNGAGKAHNRNLAQSNKFLDFIQERQIQFLTIRLIAEGKLPCDVYFHEGWRVLAKKYELFDMLSLQDLNRDIGDAYYYCDANLVMNTERANYVNILVDMWRDGKGGASYVCIFANFVPRLLVGAVEGETYETWLNDSLKAENRQLLGFIPLLDPKSMPEKVKIFHEVMEKYRLKESVLSFVINDIDISLTADDLEPYYCPELSPTPCINASDRVLDVISFIMFRHAISEPLLGDIFSSFVSWPGVILCLSDKNCSYYDHDFQEGCDTFYFSEWQYYTFENLKYFLDLDKGYEAWLDWEFDKRYIFDTERMKLPENLNEDQLCIFNYFVSLMLPLRTLYDRLQENNDNELLLCYIMYDSIFRYYSAIKSFWRNKTIRTVDRVDYSFLNPPAGLGMKTVQALLRCVLSTERIFIDYYEQFISNPLPSVSIVLNPTMKTRFIQSVFPEESTRHKANALKYLFHYLTNKTIRKDFSSSNPHSELLVYLARPPAPDVGKYTSVSLIKYWFDRKELWSELSVLAVSLFYSNWTTKPALLEIERRVHALQRANGMDLDYPQLERLVKINHNMTKFGMSYGPA, encoded by the coding sequence ATGACGTATTTTGATAGCTTGATTGATGTTTCGCCACATATAAATCCAACGCCTTTAAATCATGGGTATAGCGAAGAGGTGGATGAGCAGGGTGAGGTAACCAGAGAATGTGCTTGCGATAGATTGGTGGTATTTGTGAATGGGGCGGGGAAGGCGCACAACAGGAACCTGGCGCAATCTAACAAATTTTTGGATTTCATTCAGGAACGACAAATACAGTTTCTAACAATCCGGTTGATAGCTGAGGGTAAGCTTCCATGCGACGTGTATTTTCACGAGGGATGGAGAGTGCTAGCGAAGAAGTATGAGCTTTTCGATATGCTTTCGTTACAAGATCTGAACCGTGATATTGGCGATGCGTACTACTATTGTGATGCGAACCTGGTGATGAATACAGAACGAGCTAACTACGTTAACATACTCGTAGATATGTGGAGAGATGGAAAGGGGGGAGCCAGTTACGTTTGTATATTTGCGAATTTTGTTCCGCGGTTGCTGGTTGGTGCTGTGGAAGGGGAAACCTACGAAACTTGGCTTAATGATTCGTTAAAGGCCGAGAATAGACAATTGTTGGGGTTTATCCCATTGTTAGACCCTAAAAGTATGCCGGAGAAGGTTAAAATCTTCCACGAGGTGATGGAAAAATATCGGTTGAAAGAAAGTGTGTTAAGTTTTGTGATTAACGACATCGATATTTCTTTGACTGCAGATGATTTAGAGCCCTATTACTGCCCTGAACTGTCACCAACTCCTTGTATCAATGCGTCTGATCGCGTTCTGGACGTCATTTCGTTCATCATGTTTCGACATGCGATTAGTGAGCCTTTGTTAGGAGACATTTTCTCTTCGTTCGTGTCTTGGCCTGGAGTAATACTTTGCCTATCCGACAAAAACTGCTCGTACTACGACCATGACTTTCAAGAGGGATGCGATACTTTCTATTTCTCTGAATGGCAGTATTATACTTTTGAGAATCTGAAGTATTTTCTTGACCTTGATAAAGGATACGAAGCTTGGCTCGATTGGGAATTCGACAAGCGTTATATTTTCGATACAGAACGTATGAAGCTGCCTGAAAACTTAAATGAGGATCAGCTCTGTATTTTCAACTACTTTGTGTCGCTCATGTTACCATTAAGGACTCTTTATGACAGACTTCAGGAAAACAATGACAATGAGTTGCTTCTCTGTTATATAATGTACGACTCGATCTTTCGTTATTACTCCGCCATAAAAAGCTTCTGGCGTAATAAAACTATCCGCACCGTTGATCGAGTAGACTATTCATTTTTAAATCCACCAGCCGGCCTGGGAATGAAAACTGTACAAGCGCTGCTACGGTGTGTGTTGTCTACTGAGAGGATATTCATTGATTACTACGAGCAATTCATCAGCAATCCTCTACCAAGTGTTTCCATAGTATTAAATCCTACTATGAAAACAAGGTTCATTCAGTCAGTATTTCCGGAAGAATCTACTCGCCATAAAGCTAACGCTCTGAAGTATCTCTTTCATTATTTAACCAATAAGACGATTAGGAAGGACTTTAGTAGCTCCAATCCCCACAGTGAGCTTCTAGTTTATCTGGCAAGACCACCGGCGCCCGACGTTGGGAAATACACTAGTGTATCATTAATAAAGTACTGGTTTGATAGGAAAGAATTGTGGTCAGAATTATCTGTATTAGCTGTATCGTTGTTCTATTCCAACTGGACGACAAAACCTGCCTTATTGGAAATTGAACGAAGAGTTCATGCTTTACAGAGGGCCAATGGCATGGATCTAGATTATCCACAACTTGAAAGACTCGTTAAAATCAACCATAATATGACAAAGTTCGGGATGTCGTATGGTCCTGCATAA